A genomic window from Silene latifolia isolate original U9 population chromosome 11, ASM4854445v1, whole genome shotgun sequence includes:
- the LOC141611938 gene encoding uncharacterized protein LOC141611938, protein MKNTNPPYSSSLISHPVNIPNPKSLYYFLTLSSLSHLSLSHTLSIHRVDKGGQPPPSTTHHNWPLYFRAPSFSYLSSSVVASPPSTAQNCLWLDLAYAFISHNPDVPAQVAPCPRYSGTQLWQRKNKDIRFPLLRVSFAGEYCMRQSHM, encoded by the exons atgaaaaataCTAACCCCCCCTATTCATCATCACTCATAAGTCATCCCGTCAATATTCCCAACCCCAAATCCCTTTATTATTTCCTCACTCTCTCTAGTCTCTCCCATCTCTCACTATCTCACACCCTCTCAATCCACCGTGTCGACAAAGGTGGACAGCCACCACCTTCCACTACGCACCACAACTGGCCACTGTACTTCCGCGCACCATCGTTTTCCTATCTTTCCTCCTCGG TCGTTGCGTCTCCCCCGTCCACTGCTCAGAATTGTTTATGGCTCGATCTCGCCTACGCCTTCATCTCTCACAATCCGGACGTCCCAGCACAAGTAGCACCATGCCCACGGTATTCAG GAACTCAATTGTGGCAGAGAAAGAACAAAGACATCAGAT TTCCGCTGCTCCGTGTTTCTTTTGCTGGTGAATATTGTATGAGGCAGTCTCACAT GTAG
- the LOC141614095 gene encoding uncharacterized protein LOC141614095 — MLGDFNVVRDVSERVRSTPPTLSDILYFNSWLLNCGVDDVNGSGCELTWKNKQDISTLVWSKHNRALANTAWINKFPATSANFLPSGVSDHSPVLVTVFADKYHGARFSFLNCWVNHPDYHSLVKESWLEPFTRCHIYKLFARLKNVKKKLAQMHKENFSKISQWIKLCKENLFDCQMKIQQNVHSPELYDKEKDLLHNYIALRKAEENILRQKYFFARIHERKQQQILGQIKDKDGLGRAGLDDVASSFVDYYKSLLGSSLAISPIDDQYIQQSPCVKDADSLVLLRPFEAAEIKNAVFRIGPDKSLGSDGFSSEFFKASWDLVGPDFCKAVQAYFRNGRLNKQANATLIALIPKKKNLYKCYGF; from the exons ATGCTTGGGGATTTCAATGTAGTCAGGGATGTTAGTGAAAGAGTTAGGTCTACTCCACCAACTCTTTCTGATATTTTATATTTCAACTCCTGGTTGCTTAACTGTGGAGTTGATGATGTTAATGGTTCTGGTTGTGAACTGACATGGAAAAATAAGCAGGATATAAGCACCTTAGTTTGGTCAAAACATAATAGAGCTCTTGCAAACACAGCTTGGATTAATAAATTTCCTGCTACCTCAGCTAATTTCCTTCCTTCTGGGGTTTCTGATCATTCTCCAGTTCTTGTCACTGTTTTTGCAGACAAATACCATGGTGCCAGGTTCAGTTTTCTCAACTGTTGGGTGAATCATCCAGATTATCACTCCTTGGTGAAAGAATCCTGGTTAGAGCCTTTTACTAGATGTCATATTTATAAACTCTTTGCACGGCTTAAAAATGTAAAGAAGAAGCTAGCTCAAATGCACAAAGAGAATTTCTCAAAAATCTCTCAATGGATAAAACTTTGTAAGGAAAACCTCTTTGATTGTCAAATGAAAATTCAGCAGAATGTTCATTCCCCTGAACTATATGATAAGGAGAAGGATCTTCTTCATAATTACATAGCTCTCAGGAAAGCTGAGGAGAACATcttaagacaaaaa TATTTCTTTGCAAGAATCCATGAAAGAAAGCAGCAGCAAATTTTAGGGCAAATAAAAGATAAGGATGGTCTGGGAAGAGCTGGCCTGGATGATGTAGCATCTAGTTTTGTTGATTATTATAAGAGTTTGTTAGGCTCCTCATTAGCTATATCACCTATTGATGATCAATACATTCAACAAAGTCCATGTGTGAAAGATGCTGACTCACTAGTACTTCTGAGGCCTTTTGAAGCTGCTGAAATTAAGAATGCAGTGTTTAGAATTGGACCAGATAAGAGTCTTGGTTCAGATGGATTCTCATCTGAATTTTTCAAAGCCTCTTGGGATTTGGTTGGCCCTGATTTTTGTAAAGCTGTTCAAGCTTACTTCAGAAATGGTAGGCTCAATAAGCAAGCTAATGCAACCCTCATTGCTCTCATCCCTAAGAAAAAAAATCTCTACAAGTGTTATGGATTTTAG
- the LOC141614096 gene encoding putative mitochondrial protein AtMg00860 yields the protein MPGHKSVDCPQKPNVDALKSDAAKTGRVFVMSRAEVDANPDVGVRVTPTVKWVSALKMVNMGRKGYQIYLCCAQGVSVEPKLEDIPVKWYAKFSKCEFWLREVTFLGHVISGDEVMVDPSKIRAVVDWESPKNVNEVPSFLGLAGYSRRFVHDFSKIATSMTQLMKKESKFIWTEAYEAAFQELKKRLTTFPVLTLPKEGVEFDVKVYEMNYPTHDLELAAVVFTLKLWRHYLYEVSCNIYTDH from the exons ATGCCGGGACACAAGTCTGTTGATTGTCCCCAGAAGCCCAACGTTGATGCTCTTAAGTCTGATGCTGCGAAGACTGGAAGAGTGTTCGTTATGAGTCGTGCTGAGGTagatgctaatccagatgtg ggtgttagggttacacctactGTTAAGTGGGTTTCTGCTttgaagatggttaacatgggtagaaagggttaTCAGATCTATCTGTGCTGTGCTCAGGGTGTTTCAGTTGAGCCTAAGTtagaggatatccctgtg aagtggtatgctaagttctcaaaGTGCGAATTTTGGCTGagggaagttaccttcttgggtcatgtgatatctggcgatgaAGTTATGGTTGATCCATCGAAGATCCGAGCCGTGGTCGATTGGGAgagtccaaagaatgtgaacgaggttcCGAGTTTCCTTGGACTAGCGGGGTACTCTCGTCGGTTTGTGCATGATTTCTCTAAGATCGCGACAtcgatgactcagttaatgaagaaggaatccaagttcatttggactgaGGCTTATGAAGCTGCCTTCCAGGAGTTGAAGAAAAGGTTGACTACCTTTCCGGTGTTGACTCTACCAAAAGAGGGCGTTGAGTTCGAT GTGAAAGTTTACGAGATGAACTacccgactcacgatcttgagttagcagcagtggtgtttaCACTTAAGCTTtggcgacactacttgtatgAAGTATCTTGCAACATTTATACGGATCAttag